In the Drosophila gunungcola strain Sukarami unplaced genomic scaffold, Dgunungcola_SK_2 000001F, whole genome shotgun sequence genome, one interval contains:
- the LOC128261343 gene encoding exosome complex component CSL4, with translation MSAQPDETIVCLPGERLCRTEDNIVLGIGTYEQNGYIYASKSGIVNIEESGENCQVVSVHKPGFHLTIPATGDVVTARVLVTTPKFVKCAIFCVRNVLLESSYRGLLRKEDVRETEKDRVDIYKSFKPGDVILARVINQLDQSFLLTTAENELGVVIAYASDARKTRVPMVPVGWSEMQCPHTTIKEPRKVAKVLPESSINAVK, from the exons ATGAGTGCCCAGCCGGATGAGACCATAGTCTGTCTGCCGGGAGAGCGTCTCTGCAGGACCGAGGACAACATTGTCTTGGGCATAGGCACCTACGAACAGAATGGCTATATATACGCCTCCAAGTCGGGGATCGTGAACATCGAAGAGTCGGGAGAAAAC TGCCAGGTGGTCAGCGTGCACAAGCCAGGCTTCCATCTGACCATCCCAGCCACCGGAGACGTGGTCACAGCTCGGGTCCTTGTCACAACTCCCAAGTTTGTCAAGTGCGCCATTTTCTGCGTGCGGAATGTCCTGCTGGAGAGCAGCTACCGCGGACTCCTGCGCAAGGAGGATGTGCGCGAGACGGAGAAGGATCGGGTGGACATCTACAAGTCCTTCAAGCCGGGCGATGTGATCCTGGCCCGGGTCATCAACCAGCTGGATCAGTCCTTCCTCCTGACCACCGCCGAAAATGAGCTCGGCGTGGTCATCGCCTACGCCAGTGATGCCCGGAAAACCCGGGTTCCCATGGTGCCGGTCGGTTGGAGCGAAATGCAGTGCCCCCACACAACGATCAAGGAGCCACGAAAGGTGGC
- the LOC128263409 gene encoding nuclear pore complex protein Nup160 homolog isoform X1, protein MPTSKLHANMSYREVIPKNLSPAEWIEVKINTGTQSTLQDLKTFETSGGYCFKSRTNVQTRNRFIYWRAYQDMLELAEVSLDISLQRNHLRLRFTDSAVLNVSLTEQANSITLLVVTVSSVHRYLFPLNIAGQDGSSTTFPEDLLSQSIFYDVSEKINDPSTFYVTDGFGTMPNVAVSYLSQNSQSAYFAVAYQSKLLLHVMNCVTGHTVTHEVKEPHLMPRFLSNLKGALTGRSETLEAATAMAFSEIEGDLFILVLYRSNELRLWSVDSLQTVASINCSAGSGHGGSGAQGSQNNQLRKISDQNFCLFISHDNLAEFICVSIKPDADEASGLNLVQNSVAAPQMNLVDFDATSTHIWALWSNAEGDFHVSAIYLGSNNSIKWVSAALEPPPDRYCLTMEQGVDPRESYCSYIFHPGRFDRNVIAKALYMFRRVNLQFDVKQLSMSVLKEQVCQAVEDEIQNELKDFVVTDEEYLEISTRLWDRFYSCCEQYHIKFSEPTGLAVLGGMDAVCLVRRQSFALLRPCEVLEHLLLIGEHNDEVATYVAPLFRNDPEMAKGFVDLMNVVTLLDKVISEDIKMDLDKQLYQRESPMDVIAKLVARITMGDDNGPMLPSSCLKQIHQEVQQIPNLKPAMEMLLDVLCMIDPDAPPHGKTLIDFKLANSMISIAFNFVDYSLSTRFLQPSGALLGSEYGLSILSETVKQMATIRFSVCRNLLILQYLVYGQKGMDSENVLTNINYLNSYYTLVWIAETPISSSTPPGFEASMQRLSRAQLFSGYTRPYSSHLRNNGNDQTTLLSLFLQSKGLFSALSMLLKTDSMQLESEQLNLRQSLLELVGYINKMLWPESPIYVFPEWLFGTCHHIIVQDYVRILSSWCSVKSHARCFMLAASLLDCGEAHKAVHLFHETATGVVKDDFLFEHVLKNTPLYCKLQESVTRGEPISAEDRKLAIVHYYLKVIQLFEQHSALDYVIQLAEMAISVLQQDDPQLPMFQSIVFNNHLQLGHYEEAYCALVYNADTSRRKDCLRQLVITLFQSKCLSLLMQFPYIGLQDEFESIVESRARSMSIDQNEVYNFLYAFHTNKGNMRKAATVMYEQAMRFQVESDAPNALEKRCSSLLICLNSLHLVDSRYRWIAKPKIGDERVSSSMDQNNDVGEPKDDDDKNRQEVIVLELADIRRELVHAEAVHELSHFCKDVAAYERSSPEELSYLLASCGLYTAALKLSRGHSFSVLHIFESLTAACNAATEDKDVDAWNWLQNNDMADLPHRSNAADMAWTLLQKLVVDNEAKDSTLIRKSVVQRLLVLNAFVPQWLINSYKLSHSRELLQLFVKHNRLLEAADLGCEMIAGMLGAGSEYFDFKHSVNVTNPQLCFPINTIDLLLYALKINGKEDIEYEMAYVKLEEEVNRYIETIKRTTEDKISMAILQNREERQQQLIH, encoded by the exons ATGCCTACTTCCAAACTGCATGCCAACATGAGTTACCGCGAGGTCATTCCGAAGAACCTCAGTCCGGCGGAGTGGATTGAGGTAAAGATAAATACGG GAACCCAGAGCACTCTGCAGGATCTGAAGACATTTGAAACCTCCGGGGGCTACTGCTTCAAAAGCAGGACAAACGTACAAACCAGGAACCGATTCATATATTG GCGCGCCTACCAGGATATGCTGGAACTCGCGGAGGTCAGCTTGGACATCTCATTGCAGCGGAATCACCTGCGTCTGCGCTTTACCGACTCCGCCGTCCTGAATGTTTCACTCACGGAGCAGGCCAATTCCATCACCCTGCTGGTGGTCACTGTTAGCAGTGTGCATCGCTATTTGTTCCCCCTGAATATAGCTGGCCAGGATGGATCCAGCACTACTTTCCCCGAGGATCTGCTGTCCCAGTCCATTTTCTACGACGTCAGCGAGAAGATCAACGATCCGAGCACCTTCTATGTGACGGATGGCTTCGGAACGATGCCAAACGTGGCCGTCTCGTATCTTTCGCAGAACTCTCAGTCAGCCTACTTTGCTGTGGCCTACCAAAGCAAACTGCTGCTTCATGTCATGAACTGCGTCACCGGCCACACGGTCACCCACGAAGTCAAGGAGCCGCATCTGATGCCTCGCTTTCTGTCTAATCTCAAAGGTGCCCTTAC TGGCCGCTCGGAAACGCTGGAGGCAGCCACGGCCATGGCGTTCAGCGAAATCGAAGGGGACCTCTTCATTCTGGTGCTATACCGCAGTAACGAGCTGCGATTGTGGTCAGTGGATAGCCTACAAACGGTAGCCAGCATTAACTGCTCCGCGGGATCGGGCCATGGAGGATCAGGAGCTCAAGGAT CTCAAAATAACCAGCTCCGCAAGATAAGCGATCAGAACTTCTGCCTGTTTATATCCCACGACAATCTAGCGGAGTTCATTTGCGTCAGCATTAAGCCAGATGCCGACGAAGCTAGCGGGCTCAATTTGGTGCAGAACTCAGTAGCGGCGCCACAAATGAATCTGGTCGACTTCGATGCCACATCCACGCACATCTGGGCCCTCTGGAGCAACGCTGAAGGAGATTTCCATGTCTCTGCCATTTATTTGGGTTCGAATAACTCTATCAAATGGGTTTCTGCTGCCCTCGAACCTCCACCGGATCGCTACTGCCTCACCATGGAGCAGGGAGTGGATCCACGAGAGTCTTACTGCTCCTACATCTTTCATCCGGGTCGATTTGACCGTAATGTGATTGCCAAGGCTCTGTAT ATGTTCAGGCGCGTTAACTTGCAATTCGATGTGAAGCAGCTTTCCATGTCAGTGCTGAAGGAGCAGGTGTGCCAGGCCGTCGAGGACGAAATCCAGAACGAACTGAAAGACTTTGTGGTTACCGACGAGGAGTATTTGGAGATTTCTACGCGGCTGTGGGATCGTTTCTACTCGTGCTGCGAACAGTACCACATTAAGTTTTCGGAGCCCACAGGACTTGCGGTTCTAGGTGGCATGGATGCCGTTTGCTTGGTGAGGCGGCAATCCTTCGCCCTGCTGCGTCCCTGCGAGGTGCTGGAGCATCTGCTGCTGATCGGGGAGCACAACGACGAGGTGGCTACCTACGTAGCTCCACTGTTCCGCAACGATCCCGAAATGGCCAAGGGCTTTGTTGACCTCATGAATGTGGTGACCCTCTTAGACAAGGTGATATCGGAGGACATAAAAATGGACTTGGATAAGCAGCTCTATCAGCGGGAGTCGCCCATGGATGTGATAGCCAAGCTGGTGGCTAGAATCACTATGGGCGATGATAATGGTCCGATGCTGCCATCGAGCTGTTTGAAGCAAATTCACCAGGAGGTCCAGCAAATACCAAACCTTAAACCCGCCATGGAAATGCTGCTCGATGTGCTGTGCATGATTGATCCAGATGCGCCGCCGCATGGTAAAACTCTTATTGATTTTAAGTTGGCAAATAGTATGATATctattgcatttaatttcgtAGATTATTCCCTTTCTACACGTTTTTTGCAACCATCTGGAGCTCTATTGGGCAGCGAATATGGACTTTCCATCTTGTCCGAAACGGTTAAGCAAATGGCCACAATACg GTTTTCCGTTTGCCGCAACCTTTTGATATTGCAGTACTTGGTTTATGGTCAGAAAGGAATGGACAGTGAAAACGTTTTAACAAACATAAATTATCTGAACTCGTATTATACTCTGGTCTGGATTGCCGAGACGCCCATTTCATCCAGTACCCCACCTGGATT TGAGGCCTCTATGCAGCGGTTGAGCCGGGCGCAACTATTTAGCGGCTATACACGGCCATATTCGAGCCATTTGCGGAATAATGGCAATGACCAGACCACTCTGCTCAGTTTGTTCCTGCAGTCCAAGGGTTTGTTTAGCGCTCTGTCCATGCTTCTGAAGACCGACAGTATGCAGCTGGAGTCGGAGCAATTGAACCTCCGTCAGAGTTTGCTAGAACTTGTGGGCTACATCAATAAGATGCTGTGGCCAGAGTCTCCCATATATGTGTTCCCAGAGTGGTTGTTTGGCACCTGCCATCACATCATTGTGCAGGACTATGTTCGCATTTTGTCCAGCTGGTGTTCCGTAAAATCTCATGCCA GATGCTTTATGTTAGCAGCTTCCTTGTTGGATTGCGGTGAGGCTCACAAGGCCGTGCATCTGTTCCATGAAACGGCAACCGGCGTAGTGAAGGATGACTTCCTCTTCGAGCATGTACTGAAAAACACTCCGCTTTACTGCAAACTGCAGGAGAGCGTCACCCGGGGCGAACCGATTTCTGCCGAAGACAGAAAACTGGCCATTGTTCACTATTATCTGAAGGTTATTCAGCTCTTTGAGCAGCATTCCGCGCTCGACTACGTCATTCAACTGGCCGAAATGGCCATAAGTGTGCTGCAGCAGGATGATCCTCAACTGCCCATGTTCCAATCGATTGTGTTCAATAATCATCTGCAGCTGGGACACTATGAGGAGGCTTACTGCGCTTTAGTCTACAATGCGGACACCTCGAGGCGAAAAGATTGCCTTCGTCAGTTGGTCATTACGCTGTTCCAGAGCAAATGCCTGTCCCTGCTCATGCAGTTCCCCTACATAGGATTGCAGGACGAGTTTGAGAGCATTGTGGAATCCCGGGCACGGTCAATGAGCATCGATCAGAACGAAGTGTACAACTTTTTGTATGCATTCCACACGAACAAGGGTAACATGAGAAAAG CTGCTACGGTTATGTACGAGCAGGCCATGCGCTTTCAAGTAGAGAGCGATGCCCCCAACGCGCTGGAGAAACGATGCTCCTCCCTCTTGATTTGTCTCAATTCGTTGCACTTAGTAGACAGTCGCTATAGGTGGATTGCCAAGCCAAAAATTGGCGACGAGAGAGTGTCGTCGTCCATGGATCAGAATAACGACGTTGGTGAACCCAAGGACGATGACGATAAAAACCGTCAGGAGGTGATTGTCCTAGAGCTGGCCGATATTCGCAGGGAATTGGTGCACGCCGAAGCTGTGCATGAGCTCTCGCACTTCTGCAAGGATGTTGCTGCCTATGAGCGGTCATCGCCAGAAGAGTTGTCTTACCTACTGGCAAGCTGTGGTCTGTACACGGCCGCCCTGAAACTTTCCCGGGGACACTCGTTCTCCGTGCTGCACATATTCGAGAGTCTGACAGCGGCTTGCAACGCAGCCACCGAGGACAAGGACGTGGATGCCTGGAATTGGCTGCAAAACAACGACATGGCGG ACCTCCCTCATCGAAGTAATGCCGCTGACATGGCCTGGACGTTGCTCCAAAAACTGGTGGTGGACAACGAGGCAAAGGACTCCACTTTGATACGAAAGAGCGTAGTTCAAAGGCTGCTCGTATTGAATGCCTTCGTGCCGCAGTGGCTGATAAACTCCTATAAGTTATCCCATTCCCGGGAGCTTCTCCAGTTGTTCGTCAAGCATAACCGCCTTCTGGAAGCCGCTGATCTTGGCTGTGAAATGATCGCCGGCATGTTGGGAGCAGGCAGCGAGTACTTCGATTTCAAGCACTCGGTCAATGTAACAAATCCCCAGCTTTGCTTTCCCATCAACACAATCGACCTGCTGCTGTACGCACTGAAGATTAATGGCAAGGAGGATATTGAATATGAAATG GCGTATGTTAAACTGGAGGAGGAGGTCAACAGGTACATTGAGACCATAAAGCGCACCACCGAGGACAAGATTAGTATGGCCATCCTGCAGAATCGAGAGGAACGACAGCAGCAATTAATCCATTAG
- the LOC128263409 gene encoding nuclear pore complex protein Nup160 homolog isoform X2 produces the protein MPTSKLHANMSYREVIPKNLSPAEWIEVKINTGTQSTLQDLKTFETSGGYCFKSRTNVQTRNRFIYWRAYQDMLELAEVSLDISLQRNHLRLRFTDSAVLNVSLTEQANSITLLVVTVSSVHRYLFPLNIAGQDGSSTTFPEDLLSQSIFYDVSEKINDPSTFYVTDGFGTMPNVAVSYLSQNSQSAYFAVAYQSKLLLHVMNCVTGHTVTHEVKEPHLMPRFLSNLKGALTGRSETLEAATAMAFSEIEGDLFILVLYRSNELRLWSVDSLQTVASINCSAGSGHGGSGAQGSQNNQLRKISDQNFCLFISHDNLAEFICVSIKPDADEASGLNLVQNSVAAPQMNLVDFDATSTHIWALWSNAEGDFHVSAIYLGSNNSIKWVSAALEPPPDRYCLTMEQGVDPRESYCSYIFHPGRFDRNVIAKALYMFRRVNLQFDVKQLSMSVLKEQVCQAVEDEIQNELKDFVVTDEEYLEISTRLWDRFYSCCEQYHIKFSEPTGLAVLGGMDAVCLVRRQSFALLRPCEVLEHLLLIGEHNDEVATYVAPLFRNDPEMAKGFVDLMNVVTLLDKVISEDIKMDLDKQLYQRESPMDVIAKLVARITMGDDNGPMLPSSCLKQIHQEVQQIPNLKPAMEMLLDVLCMIDPDAPPHDYSLSTRFLQPSGALLGSEYGLSILSETVKQMATIRFSVCRNLLILQYLVYGQKGMDSENVLTNINYLNSYYTLVWIAETPISSSTPPGFEASMQRLSRAQLFSGYTRPYSSHLRNNGNDQTTLLSLFLQSKGLFSALSMLLKTDSMQLESEQLNLRQSLLELVGYINKMLWPESPIYVFPEWLFGTCHHIIVQDYVRILSSWCSVKSHARCFMLAASLLDCGEAHKAVHLFHETATGVVKDDFLFEHVLKNTPLYCKLQESVTRGEPISAEDRKLAIVHYYLKVIQLFEQHSALDYVIQLAEMAISVLQQDDPQLPMFQSIVFNNHLQLGHYEEAYCALVYNADTSRRKDCLRQLVITLFQSKCLSLLMQFPYIGLQDEFESIVESRARSMSIDQNEVYNFLYAFHTNKGNMRKAATVMYEQAMRFQVESDAPNALEKRCSSLLICLNSLHLVDSRYRWIAKPKIGDERVSSSMDQNNDVGEPKDDDDKNRQEVIVLELADIRRELVHAEAVHELSHFCKDVAAYERSSPEELSYLLASCGLYTAALKLSRGHSFSVLHIFESLTAACNAATEDKDVDAWNWLQNNDMADLPHRSNAADMAWTLLQKLVVDNEAKDSTLIRKSVVQRLLVLNAFVPQWLINSYKLSHSRELLQLFVKHNRLLEAADLGCEMIAGMLGAGSEYFDFKHSVNVTNPQLCFPINTIDLLLYALKINGKEDIEYEMAYVKLEEEVNRYIETIKRTTEDKISMAILQNREERQQQLIH, from the exons ATGCCTACTTCCAAACTGCATGCCAACATGAGTTACCGCGAGGTCATTCCGAAGAACCTCAGTCCGGCGGAGTGGATTGAGGTAAAGATAAATACGG GAACCCAGAGCACTCTGCAGGATCTGAAGACATTTGAAACCTCCGGGGGCTACTGCTTCAAAAGCAGGACAAACGTACAAACCAGGAACCGATTCATATATTG GCGCGCCTACCAGGATATGCTGGAACTCGCGGAGGTCAGCTTGGACATCTCATTGCAGCGGAATCACCTGCGTCTGCGCTTTACCGACTCCGCCGTCCTGAATGTTTCACTCACGGAGCAGGCCAATTCCATCACCCTGCTGGTGGTCACTGTTAGCAGTGTGCATCGCTATTTGTTCCCCCTGAATATAGCTGGCCAGGATGGATCCAGCACTACTTTCCCCGAGGATCTGCTGTCCCAGTCCATTTTCTACGACGTCAGCGAGAAGATCAACGATCCGAGCACCTTCTATGTGACGGATGGCTTCGGAACGATGCCAAACGTGGCCGTCTCGTATCTTTCGCAGAACTCTCAGTCAGCCTACTTTGCTGTGGCCTACCAAAGCAAACTGCTGCTTCATGTCATGAACTGCGTCACCGGCCACACGGTCACCCACGAAGTCAAGGAGCCGCATCTGATGCCTCGCTTTCTGTCTAATCTCAAAGGTGCCCTTAC TGGCCGCTCGGAAACGCTGGAGGCAGCCACGGCCATGGCGTTCAGCGAAATCGAAGGGGACCTCTTCATTCTGGTGCTATACCGCAGTAACGAGCTGCGATTGTGGTCAGTGGATAGCCTACAAACGGTAGCCAGCATTAACTGCTCCGCGGGATCGGGCCATGGAGGATCAGGAGCTCAAGGAT CTCAAAATAACCAGCTCCGCAAGATAAGCGATCAGAACTTCTGCCTGTTTATATCCCACGACAATCTAGCGGAGTTCATTTGCGTCAGCATTAAGCCAGATGCCGACGAAGCTAGCGGGCTCAATTTGGTGCAGAACTCAGTAGCGGCGCCACAAATGAATCTGGTCGACTTCGATGCCACATCCACGCACATCTGGGCCCTCTGGAGCAACGCTGAAGGAGATTTCCATGTCTCTGCCATTTATTTGGGTTCGAATAACTCTATCAAATGGGTTTCTGCTGCCCTCGAACCTCCACCGGATCGCTACTGCCTCACCATGGAGCAGGGAGTGGATCCACGAGAGTCTTACTGCTCCTACATCTTTCATCCGGGTCGATTTGACCGTAATGTGATTGCCAAGGCTCTGTAT ATGTTCAGGCGCGTTAACTTGCAATTCGATGTGAAGCAGCTTTCCATGTCAGTGCTGAAGGAGCAGGTGTGCCAGGCCGTCGAGGACGAAATCCAGAACGAACTGAAAGACTTTGTGGTTACCGACGAGGAGTATTTGGAGATTTCTACGCGGCTGTGGGATCGTTTCTACTCGTGCTGCGAACAGTACCACATTAAGTTTTCGGAGCCCACAGGACTTGCGGTTCTAGGTGGCATGGATGCCGTTTGCTTGGTGAGGCGGCAATCCTTCGCCCTGCTGCGTCCCTGCGAGGTGCTGGAGCATCTGCTGCTGATCGGGGAGCACAACGACGAGGTGGCTACCTACGTAGCTCCACTGTTCCGCAACGATCCCGAAATGGCCAAGGGCTTTGTTGACCTCATGAATGTGGTGACCCTCTTAGACAAGGTGATATCGGAGGACATAAAAATGGACTTGGATAAGCAGCTCTATCAGCGGGAGTCGCCCATGGATGTGATAGCCAAGCTGGTGGCTAGAATCACTATGGGCGATGATAATGGTCCGATGCTGCCATCGAGCTGTTTGAAGCAAATTCACCAGGAGGTCCAGCAAATACCAAACCTTAAACCCGCCATGGAAATGCTGCTCGATGTGCTGTGCATGATTGATCCAGATGCGCCGCCGCATG ATTATTCCCTTTCTACACGTTTTTTGCAACCATCTGGAGCTCTATTGGGCAGCGAATATGGACTTTCCATCTTGTCCGAAACGGTTAAGCAAATGGCCACAATACg GTTTTCCGTTTGCCGCAACCTTTTGATATTGCAGTACTTGGTTTATGGTCAGAAAGGAATGGACAGTGAAAACGTTTTAACAAACATAAATTATCTGAACTCGTATTATACTCTGGTCTGGATTGCCGAGACGCCCATTTCATCCAGTACCCCACCTGGATT TGAGGCCTCTATGCAGCGGTTGAGCCGGGCGCAACTATTTAGCGGCTATACACGGCCATATTCGAGCCATTTGCGGAATAATGGCAATGACCAGACCACTCTGCTCAGTTTGTTCCTGCAGTCCAAGGGTTTGTTTAGCGCTCTGTCCATGCTTCTGAAGACCGACAGTATGCAGCTGGAGTCGGAGCAATTGAACCTCCGTCAGAGTTTGCTAGAACTTGTGGGCTACATCAATAAGATGCTGTGGCCAGAGTCTCCCATATATGTGTTCCCAGAGTGGTTGTTTGGCACCTGCCATCACATCATTGTGCAGGACTATGTTCGCATTTTGTCCAGCTGGTGTTCCGTAAAATCTCATGCCA GATGCTTTATGTTAGCAGCTTCCTTGTTGGATTGCGGTGAGGCTCACAAGGCCGTGCATCTGTTCCATGAAACGGCAACCGGCGTAGTGAAGGATGACTTCCTCTTCGAGCATGTACTGAAAAACACTCCGCTTTACTGCAAACTGCAGGAGAGCGTCACCCGGGGCGAACCGATTTCTGCCGAAGACAGAAAACTGGCCATTGTTCACTATTATCTGAAGGTTATTCAGCTCTTTGAGCAGCATTCCGCGCTCGACTACGTCATTCAACTGGCCGAAATGGCCATAAGTGTGCTGCAGCAGGATGATCCTCAACTGCCCATGTTCCAATCGATTGTGTTCAATAATCATCTGCAGCTGGGACACTATGAGGAGGCTTACTGCGCTTTAGTCTACAATGCGGACACCTCGAGGCGAAAAGATTGCCTTCGTCAGTTGGTCATTACGCTGTTCCAGAGCAAATGCCTGTCCCTGCTCATGCAGTTCCCCTACATAGGATTGCAGGACGAGTTTGAGAGCATTGTGGAATCCCGGGCACGGTCAATGAGCATCGATCAGAACGAAGTGTACAACTTTTTGTATGCATTCCACACGAACAAGGGTAACATGAGAAAAG CTGCTACGGTTATGTACGAGCAGGCCATGCGCTTTCAAGTAGAGAGCGATGCCCCCAACGCGCTGGAGAAACGATGCTCCTCCCTCTTGATTTGTCTCAATTCGTTGCACTTAGTAGACAGTCGCTATAGGTGGATTGCCAAGCCAAAAATTGGCGACGAGAGAGTGTCGTCGTCCATGGATCAGAATAACGACGTTGGTGAACCCAAGGACGATGACGATAAAAACCGTCAGGAGGTGATTGTCCTAGAGCTGGCCGATATTCGCAGGGAATTGGTGCACGCCGAAGCTGTGCATGAGCTCTCGCACTTCTGCAAGGATGTTGCTGCCTATGAGCGGTCATCGCCAGAAGAGTTGTCTTACCTACTGGCAAGCTGTGGTCTGTACACGGCCGCCCTGAAACTTTCCCGGGGACACTCGTTCTCCGTGCTGCACATATTCGAGAGTCTGACAGCGGCTTGCAACGCAGCCACCGAGGACAAGGACGTGGATGCCTGGAATTGGCTGCAAAACAACGACATGGCGG ACCTCCCTCATCGAAGTAATGCCGCTGACATGGCCTGGACGTTGCTCCAAAAACTGGTGGTGGACAACGAGGCAAAGGACTCCACTTTGATACGAAAGAGCGTAGTTCAAAGGCTGCTCGTATTGAATGCCTTCGTGCCGCAGTGGCTGATAAACTCCTATAAGTTATCCCATTCCCGGGAGCTTCTCCAGTTGTTCGTCAAGCATAACCGCCTTCTGGAAGCCGCTGATCTTGGCTGTGAAATGATCGCCGGCATGTTGGGAGCAGGCAGCGAGTACTTCGATTTCAAGCACTCGGTCAATGTAACAAATCCCCAGCTTTGCTTTCCCATCAACACAATCGACCTGCTGCTGTACGCACTGAAGATTAATGGCAAGGAGGATATTGAATATGAAATG GCGTATGTTAAACTGGAGGAGGAGGTCAACAGGTACATTGAGACCATAAAGCGCACCACCGAGGACAAGATTAGTATGGCCATCCTGCAGAATCGAGAGGAACGACAGCAGCAATTAATCCATTAG
- the LOC128263412 gene encoding replication factor C subunit 3 — translation MALWVDKYRPRELSKLDFHKEQAENLRNLCKQSDFPHLMFYGPSGAGKKTRIMCLLREMYGAGVERLRSETMTFTTPSNRKIEVMTVSSNYHLEVNPSDAGMYDRTVVIDLIKQVAQTHQIEISGQREFKVIVISEGDELTKDAQHALRRTMEKYVATCRIIISVNSTSRIIPAIRSRCLGIRVAAPNETEIVSILQSTCKREGLALPVELAKRVVDKSERNLRRALLMLEAAKVAKAPFTANQEIPDLDWQVFLRETASQIISEQTPGKLEKIRERLYELLTQGVPPNLIFRGLVEQLVNNCDMSIKAKTLEFATEYEHRMQTGAKHIFHLEAFVAQFMNIYKKFLSELVMTDDF, via the exons ATGGCACTTTGGGTGGATAAATACCGTCCGCGGGAACTGTCCAAGCTGGATTTCCACAAG GAGCAGGCGGAGAATCTGCGTAACCTGTGCAAGCAGAGCGATTTTCCACATCTCATGTTTTACGGACCCTCGGGTGCCGGAAAGAAGACCCGCATCATGTGCCTGCTGCGGGAGATGTACGGAGCCGGCGTGGAGCGCCTAAGGAGCGAGACCATGACGTTCACGACGCCCTCCAACCGCAAGATCGAGGTGATGACGGTCAGCAGCAACTACCACCTGGAGGTGAATCCCTCCGATGCCGGCATGTACGACCGCACCGTGGTGATCGATTTGATTAAGCAGGTGGCCCAGACGCACCAAATAGAGATCAGCGGCCAGCGGGAATTCAAGGTGATCGTCATTTCCGAGGGCGACGAGCTCACCAAGGATGCCCAGCACGCCCTGCGCCGCACCATGGAGAAGTATGTGGCCACGTGTCGGATCATCATCTCGGTGAACTCGACGTCCCGCATCATTCCGGCCATTCGCTCACGTTGCCTAGGCATCCGGGTGGCCGCACCCAATGAAACGGAGATAGTGTCCATTCTGCAGAGCACCTGCAAGCGGGAAGGCCTCGCACTGCCCGTAGAGCTGGCCAAGCGGGTGGTGGACAAGTCGGAGCGTAATCTTAGACGTGCTCTGCTGATGCTGGAGGCCGCCAAGGTGGCCAAGGCGCCATTCACCGCCAACCAGGAGATTCCCGACCTGGACTGGCAGGTGTTCCTGCGCGAAACCGCCTCCCAGATCATCAGCGAGCAAACGCCCGGCAAGCTGGAGAAGATCCGCGAACGGCTGTACGAGCTGCTGACCCAGGGCGTACCGCCCAATCTCATATTCCGCGGCCTGGTCGAGCAGCTGGTGAACAACTGTGATATGTCCATCAAGGCCAAGACCCTCGAGTTCGCCACCGAGTATGAACACCGAATGCAGACTGGTGCCAAGCACATCTTCCACCTGGAAGCGTTCGTCGCTCAGTTCATGAACATCTACAAAAAATTCCTTTCTGAGCTGGTCATGACGGATGATTTTTAA